GGCGTGGCCGAAAGCGTGCATGCGCTGAAAGACGCCACTCAGGCCACCGACGCCCTGCTGATTGCCACACCCGAGTACAACTACAGCGTTCCCGGCGGTGCTTGCGCTTTACTCCATGTCCGATCAATGTCAGACCCTCACCCGAACGAGTCGGGTAAGGCAGGGCGATGCTCTCCCCTCCCCTGCTCCACCCGAGACTTCCGTCGCTGACGCACCTAGGTCTGAACCTGGCGCACTGCCAGTGGGGGCCTGCGCCGTTGCATCTCAAGGGCCGGATCGGCACGGCGGCCCATCGTCTGGACCTCTACACCCAACCCGAACATCTCGGTGCGTTGACAGCCGAGTTACCGGGCCACCTGGCTGCACGTCCGGTCTGGGAGGCGTGGCTGACTTGCCATGCCCCGCAGCCTGTGCTGTGGACTTGGGGCTATCAAGCAGTCCGGGGAATCTGCCTGCCGAACGGCGGCGTGTTCGTGCCGCTGCAAGACCTCGACCCGGTGACCCTGTGTCATGACCCAGACGTTCACACGATGCTCGCCCGTCTCCAGGGGATGCACGCCTATCTG
The Deinococcus psychrotolerans genome window above contains:
- a CDS encoding NADPH-dependent FMN reductase, whose translation is MAESVHALKDATQATDALLIATPEYNYSVPGGACALLHVRSMSDPHPNESGKAGRCSPLPCSTRDFRR